The candidate division WOR-3 bacterium genome includes a window with the following:
- a CDS encoding polysaccharide biosynthesis tyrosine autokinase, translated as MAKEEHGFSYYLDIINRRFGFFLLLLTASAALIFITTQTARPIYQSSATILVNRTTSTTGAEFIFNPAAGSFSARPNLANHIEIIKSRTLAQLVLDTLPDEQRAELERYAHTDPVLELVNNLSVRAVRDADILKLSVNAPTRELARAIANAYVAAYQAWTLERNRADIRAVREFVATQLAGISTRLDSAEKALEIYKRTAGNTDLSAQAKALIERQSAVLSLYERNATELAGLRQELALLQNLDSTSTNDRTPGTELPLLASLTAQLTNLETERTNLLVQGYDTISPRLRELNKRIDDLKSQLTALRISQNPTALQSLPEVTTRIAAITTEITRLEAQANALAQTITHYDFELARLPSEERQLARLTRDVEVARQVHSLLELKFEEARIQEAGRLSPVALIDAPGPGKKIRPSPLRNAVTALMLSVLFALGTTTVVDKLDTLVRHPEDLERRSWTIIGSIPRLNTTSPLELPENVCEQFRILRTNLQFLGAEKKIQKIVVSSPSPSEGKSTVATNLALALARSGKNTILLDCDLRKPVIHKHFGRHRKPGITDVVLLGTPLEQALYKPAPDAPAVICAGTTPPSPVDFFTSSAFATFLNRLAEMYEYIVIDTPPVLVSADAVALAAKSDGILLVTRMNQTDIRALTEARKLINQAQARILGVVANGINLKHRYGYYRYKYRYYHYRYATSAPKGAGVKTVRLP; from the coding sequence ATGGCAAAAGAAGAACATGGTTTCAGTTATTACCTTGACATCATCAACCGGCGGTTTGGCTTTTTCCTTCTGCTCCTTACCGCCAGCGCCGCGTTGATTTTCATCACCACCCAGACCGCACGCCCCATATACCAGTCCAGTGCCACAATCCTTGTCAACCGTACCACCAGCACTACCGGTGCCGAGTTTATCTTCAACCCTGCCGCCGGCAGTTTCTCGGCTCGTCCCAACCTTGCCAACCATATCGAAATCATCAAGAGCCGCACCCTTGCCCAGCTCGTCCTCGACACGCTGCCTGATGAACAGCGCGCCGAGCTTGAGCGCTATGCTCATACCGACCCGGTTCTGGAACTGGTCAACAATCTTTCGGTCCGTGCCGTTCGCGACGCCGACATCCTCAAACTGTCGGTCAACGCGCCCACCCGGGAACTGGCACGCGCCATCGCAAACGCCTATGTTGCCGCCTATCAAGCATGGACTTTGGAGCGCAATCGCGCTGACATCCGTGCCGTGCGGGAGTTCGTTGCCACCCAGCTGGCGGGCATCAGCACCCGGCTCGACTCGGCCGAAAAGGCACTGGAAATTTACAAACGCACTGCGGGCAACACCGACCTCTCCGCTCAGGCAAAGGCGCTGATTGAGCGGCAGAGTGCGGTTCTTTCCCTTTATGAGCGAAATGCTACCGAACTCGCCGGCTTGAGACAGGAACTCGCTCTGCTCCAGAATCTTGACTCAACCTCAACCAACGACCGCACCCCAGGCACCGAACTGCCCCTACTCGCATCGCTCACTGCCCAGCTTACCAACCTGGAAACCGAACGAACCAATCTCCTCGTCCAGGGTTATGATACAATCAGTCCACGGCTCCGGGAACTGAACAAGCGGATTGATGACCTTAAAAGCCAGCTTACCGCCCTGCGCATCAGTCAGAACCCTACCGCCCTGCAATCCCTGCCCGAAGTTACAACCCGGATTGCCGCCATCACCACCGAAATCACCCGCCTCGAAGCCCAGGCAAACGCCCTCGCGCAAACAATCACCCATTACGACTTTGAACTCGCCCGGTTACCGTCAGAAGAACGTCAACTCGCCCGCCTTACCCGTGATGTTGAAGTTGCCCGGCAGGTCCATTCCCTTCTTGAGTTAAAGTTTGAAGAGGCGCGCATCCAGGAAGCGGGCCGACTTTCACCGGTAGCACTGATTGACGCACCAGGTCCGGGTAAAAAAATTCGACCCAGCCCATTGAGAAATGCGGTCACCGCTCTCATGCTCAGCGTCCTCTTTGCCCTGGGCACAACAACCGTAGTTGACAAACTTGACACGCTTGTGCGGCATCCGGAAGACCTTGAACGCCGTTCCTGGACGATTATCGGTTCCATCCCCCGGCTCAACACAACTTCGCCCCTCGAACTGCCCGAAAATGTGTGTGAACAGTTCCGCATCCTCCGCACCAACCTCCAGTTCTTAGGCGCCGAAAAGAAAATTCAGAAAATCGTCGTCAGTTCACCCAGCCCATCCGAAGGCAAGTCCACCGTCGCAACCAACCTCGCCCTGGCGCTTGCCCGTAGCGGCAAAAATACCATCCTTCTTGATTGCGATTTACGCAAACCGGTAATCCATAAACACTTCGGCCGGCACCGCAAACCGGGTATCACCGATGTAGTGCTTCTCGGCACGCCGCTGGAGCAAGCCCTGTACAAACCGGCACCTGATGCGCCCGCGGTCATCTGCGCCGGCACAACACCACCTTCACCCGTTGACTTCTTCACCTCCAGTGCGTTTGCCACTTTCCTCAACCGCCTTGCCGAGATGTATGAGTACATCGTTATTGACACACCACCGGTTCTGGTGTCTGCCGATGCGGTTGCGCTTGCCGCAAAATCGGATGGCATCCTGCTCGTCACCCGGATGAACCAAACCGACATCCGTGCCCTAACCGAAGCCCGCAAACTCATCAACCAGGCACAAGCCCGTATCCTCGGTGTCGTGGCAAACGGCATCAACCTCAAGCACCGCTACGGCTACTACCGGTACAAATACCGCTACTACCATTACCGCTATGCAACCAGTGCCCCAAAAGGAGCAGGTGTAAAGACGGTCCGGCTACCGTAG